The Canis aureus isolate CA01 chromosome 15, VMU_Caureus_v.1.0, whole genome shotgun sequence genome includes the window CAGCCCATAAAGCAATCCCATTTGTGAGCTGTGCCGCCCAGTTATTCTTCTCCTTGGGCTTGGGTGGGATTGAGTTTGTTCTATTGGcagtgatggcctatgaccgctatgtggctgTGTGTGACCCCCTGCGATACTCGGTCATCATGCACGGAGGGCTCTGTACTAGGTTGGCCATCACCTCCTGGGTCAGTGGCTCTATGAACTCTCTCATGCAGACTGTCATCACATTTCAGCTGCCCATGTGCACAAACAAGTACATTGATCACATATCATGTGAAATCCTAGCTGTAATCAGGCTGGCCTGTGTAGACATCTCCTCCAACGAGATTGCAATCATGGTTTCTAGCATTGTTCTGCTGATGACACCTTTCTGCCTGGTTCTCCTGTCCTACATCCAGATCATCTCCACCATCCTAAAGATCCAGTccacagagggaagaaagaaagccttccacacctgtgcctctcACCTCACAGTGGTTGTCCTGTGCTATGGCATGACCATCTTCACTTACATCCAGCCCCGCTCCAGCCCCTCTGTCCTTCAGGAGAAGTTGATTTCTGTCTTCTATGCCATTTTGATGCCTGTGCTGAACCCCATGATTTATAGTGTAAGGAATAAGGAGGTGAAGGGAGCCTGGCAGAAACTATTAGGGCAATTATCTGGAATAACGTCAAAACTGGCAACTTGATGAATCTTGAACATCAGTTAGAGAAAAGAACTTTCCCTGTGCTTTATCCCAGTTAACTCAGATATGGCAGGCATCACCTGCATTGCCCTGGCAACCAGGAAGGAGATGACGACACATATACTGGTGGTGCTGGGTAGGAGGCTGGAGGTTGGATTGGGGTGTGGGATATGGGTATATTTTTATGTCACAGCAGCATGTTCAGTGGAGATGAGCACTGCTGAACTGGACTTCCCACCCTTACTCAATCTCCATTCATGTGGCCTGAGAGTGATGAACAAAAAGTACAGTTTGCTGTTTTGATTGTCACATTGTTTGTAATCAGAGACCTATTCATGGATCTTACTTTGGAACACTGGTGCTTAATCATCCAAATTTTGTGCAAGGTTATAGTGCTTCCATTGGGAACAaaagcattttcatattttagacTCAGAAAACTGCACAGCATATGTATCCACATCCTGTAACTGTGTGAGTCactgttctgaggacagagaTGCTATCAAGGCTGTGAAGATGTCTGTGTGCTGGACCTGCTACCTGTGCACATAGCATTTTGTCTGAGTGCTACCTTGAGAAAGGAGCATCACAGACGGTCTTGTTTTATAGTGATAGGAATATAACTAAAGGTGTTTGTACAAGGCTACTACTGGCCAAGGAAAAGTCACATTTTCCTTGGGGCACTATTTGACAGCATACAAACAATTTGAGAAGAATTTTACTGCATATGTAAGAGGTACAATTGAAATGTTAAAACTGTCTAATCTTTGAAAAATTCCTAACTTCTTCCTGAGACTTTAAAAGCAATGAGCAAATAAAATTGgaattaacatataaaatataaaagatatagtCAGTCTTAGAAAGGACCAAAGCCATTGAAAAACAAGACaattttaatgcatattttgGGAATCAGGATAGTTGGGTCAACTGTGCAGTGTCCCCCGCTCTAGTCTCTGTCTGAACACTTTCTCCGATCCCTCCTCCCACACACAA containing:
- the LOC144284067 gene encoding olfactory receptor-like protein OLF3, translated to MDTENQTWVREFILLGLSSDWDTQVSLFVLFLIMYMVTVLGNFLIILLIRLDSRLHTPMYLFLTNLSLVDVSYATSIVPQMLAHLLAAHKAIPFVSCAAQLFFSLGLGGIEFVLLAVMAYDRYVAVCDPLRYSVIMHGGLCTRLAITSWVSGSMNSLMQTVITFQLPMCTNKYIDHISCEILAVIRLACVDISSNEIAIMVSSIVLLMTPFCLVLLSYIQIISTILKIQSTEGRKKAFHTCASHLTVVVLCYGMTIFTYIQPRSSPSVLQEKLISVFYAILMPVLNPMIYSVRNKEVKGAWQKLLGQLSGITSKLAT